The Stieleria maiorica genome includes the window CGACGCGTGAGCGAGTGGCCAGCGATGGTGTCTGCCATTAGGTGGGCCGCTCGCTTACCGGCCTGTTGATTTAATCAGCCGTTTGGCGCGAGCCTACGGGCGACAGTGCATTTTCTTGGTATTGGAGGCCCGTACGCTTGCGCGAAACGGCTGATCCCACGTGTGATCGAATTAAATCAACAGGCCGTTACGCTTCCCGCTGGCATGGGACACATGCCATTGCCAGCACGACGCGTGAGCGAGTGGCCAACGATGCTGTCTGCAATTAGACGGGCCGCTCGTCGCCCAACTTCAATCCTCCTCCCCTAAGCAATACAAGTACTCCTGGCGCCTTTCGCCGTCGTAATGCGCCACGCGCGTGTAGATGCGACTGTCACAGATCGTCGGTGTGGCGAACACGCTCTCGCCCAACTTGTTCTCGCCGATCTTCTCGAATCGTTCCGGGGCGGCTTTGAAAATGAACGTTTCGCCTTGTTCGTTGGTCGCGTAGATTCGGTCGCCCACGAGCACCGGTGAACTGCTGAAGTCTCCGCCCAGTCGTTTTTTCCATTGGGTTTCGCCGCTCGCGCTGTCTACACACTCCGCGATCCCGGCATCGAGTGTCATGTACAGGTAGCCGTCCTTGTGCAACATCGACGGAACATAGACGCGAGTGTTGGTCCGCCAGGCGACTTTGCCCGAACCATCGGCCACGATGGCCGAGATGTGATTGTCGGGATAGCCTCCGCTGGAAAACACATGCTTGCCGTCGGTCAGGGTTGTCGTCACGCATTCCGTCGTCGCCCCTTCGATCTCCCAGAGCGTGGCGCCGGTGGCGGGATCCAGGCTGGTGATCAGATCGCAACCGGTAAACACCAGTTGGTCTTTTCCGTCGACGGTCAGGATGGAAGGTGACGCATAGTTCGGTTTCGCAGGACGATCGCGCCGCCAAACAATTTCGCCCGAAACACGGTCCATCGCGACAATCGCTCCACCGCCCTTGTTGTCCGCCGAGCAAATCACCAATTCTTTGTAGATGGCAGGCGATGATCCATAACCCTGGTGAACGACGTAATCGCACAGGCGTTGTGTCCACACGATGGTGCCGCTTAAGTCCAGCGCGGTCGTGTAGATCGCTTCGTCATTGAAAAAGTTGATGAACAGTCGCTCGCCGTCGGTGGCAATCGTCGATGAAGCCGACGACGCCTTCTCGTTCGCCTTTCGTTTCCCCTTGGACTCGTACTCGCCTTGGTGCACGATCGCTTCCCACACGACCGATCCCGTTCGGCGGTCAAGGCAGAGCACGACTTGCACCTTTCGTGTGTCATCGGCGGTCGCCAAATAGACATGTCGGCCCAACAGCATCGGTGACCCGTGACCGCGGCCGGGGATCGCGGTTTTCCAAACCACGTTTTCGTTTTCACTCCATCGCGTCGGCGGGTGCTGGTCGGCCGACGCACGACCGTCGCGTTGCTGGCCTCGCCACCACGGCCAATCCGACGCCGGAAACGAAGGCGTTTGGGCGGACGCCGTGTTCATCGCGAGCGTGAACAGGACGGCGAGGAGGATCAAGGGCGTTCTCATTTTCGTTTCATTCGTTTCAAGGTGTGAACTTGTGCGTTGCTTATGAAGCGTTTAGCGCGCAGCGGACTCCGCCTGCGGCTTTTTGATTGAGTCAATGGTCCGAGGTCGATTTGATAATGCCAGCCCGACGCGTGAGCGAGGGGCACCGCGCGGCCCCTCGCTCACGCGTCGGGCTGGCATCAACAGGGATCTACCTTCTGGCGACGCCGGCTAAGCTCCCAACGCCTGTCGCAGCGCCGGTTCCATCGCATTGGCCTGGTTGAAAAAACCGAGATCCGATGGGTGTGAACCGTCCGTCGTGTCATCACGATTGTCCGCCAGCAGACTCTCGCCGTCGACGTAGAACAGACGTTCCGTTCCGGCGTCCAGCAGTCTGCGATAGGCCGCCTTGAATGCCTCACGACTGGTCTGGTTGCGTGTTTCCTGAGACTGCAATAACCACGAACCCGAATAAGACCGATCTTCGACCAACACGATCGGAACGTCCGGATGGGCGTCGCGAAGTTGTCGAACCATCGGCTCGGTCCGTTCGGTGATTTCAGCGGCGACCATGTTGGGCAAACAATCCAGCACATAAACCGACGGATCGAGTTCGACCAAGAACTGACCAACCTCTTTTTCAAGTTTGCCATTGCCGGAGAATCCCAGGTTGATCACCGGTCGATCAAGGCGACGACCCAGGATAGCCGGGTGGGGCATGCCGGGCCGCGATGCGCAGGCTCCGTGCGTGATCGAAGTGCCATAGAACACGATCGGCTTTTCCGTGCGTGGTGCGATCGGTTCAAATTGAGAGCTTGAATCGACACCGATCTGCAACGATTCCGTCCCGTTGTACAGCGGCAAATAGATCGAGTAATTCCGCATCCCCGGACGAAGCCCCTGGACCAGCGTCGTCTTCATGTGTTGCTTGTTGGGTTTACAGACGGCCACCCACTTCCAATTGCCTTGTTCGTCCTGGGCGTATAGATCCAGCCCGCTGACACCGGTTGCCGGCATATGGGGCATGGCAAGATTGGATGATGTCACCGCATGGTCGACTTGGATTTCCGTCGCATCGGTTCGAAATCGGACCATCATTCCGGCCGAATGTCGACTGAGATTCCAGACGGCGTTGCGGACGACGCCTTTGGCTCGGGCAGGCAAGCGATCAAAGTATTTTTCGGTGTCATCAAATCCGCGGCCTTCGATCCCCCAGTCACGGACATCGTGCCAATGGACTTGGGACGATTCGGCTGCTGCGGAGGAATCGGCGGCCAACGTCAGCCGTGGGGCGGCCGAAGTGGCAATCCCCGC containing:
- a CDS encoding PQQ-like beta-propeller repeat protein translates to MRTPLILLAVLFTLAMNTASAQTPSFPASDWPWWRGQQRDGRASADQHPPTRWSENENVVWKTAIPGRGHGSPMLLGRHVYLATADDTRKVQVVLCLDRRTGSVVWEAIVHQGEYESKGKRKANEKASSASSTIATDGERLFINFFNDEAIYTTALDLSGTIVWTQRLCDYVVHQGYGSSPAIYKELVICSADNKGGGAIVAMDRVSGEIVWRRDRPAKPNYASPSILTVDGKDQLVFTGCDLITSLDPATGATLWEIEGATTECVTTTLTDGKHVFSSGGYPDNHISAIVADGSGKVAWRTNTRVYVPSMLHKDGYLYMTLDAGIAECVDSASGETQWKKRLGGDFSSSPVLVGDRIYATNEQGETFIFKAAPERFEKIGENKLGESVFATPTICDSRIYTRVAHYDGERRQEYLYCLGEED
- a CDS encoding SGNH/GDSL hydrolase family protein; protein product: MNQTFSRRNFLSVAAAGIATSAAPRLTLAADSSAAAESSQVHWHDVRDWGIEGRGFDDTEKYFDRLPARAKGVVRNAVWNLSRHSAGMMVRFRTDATEIQVDHAVTSSNLAMPHMPATGVSGLDLYAQDEQGNWKWVAVCKPNKQHMKTTLVQGLRPGMRNYSIYLPLYNGTESLQIGVDSSSQFEPIAPRTEKPIVFYGTSITHGACASRPGMPHPAILGRRLDRPVINLGFSGNGKLEKEVGQFLVELDPSVYVLDCLPNMVAAEITERTEPMVRQLRDAHPDVPIVLVEDRSYSGSWLLQSQETRNQTSREAFKAAYRRLLDAGTERLFYVDGESLLADNRDDTTDGSHPSDLGFFNQANAMEPALRQALGA